One genomic segment of Methanothermobacter wolfeii includes these proteins:
- a CDS encoding pyridoxamine 5'-phosphate oxidase family protein, protein MGIVKIPLMSREEYDEFISENFMSRIAFNGEYPYIAPFLYVFDGEHIYFLSTRYGRKIELLRNNPCVAVEIENYKPDLSEYRFVTLQGQIVEETEPGEVERVKKMFADLIETRNLSRNILRALGHSPEDPLACLVKMNRSHVRKLVDVVDITGIKSG, encoded by the coding sequence ATGGGAATAGTTAAGATACCCCTCATGAGCAGGGAGGAGTATGATGAATTCATATCAGAGAACTTCATGAGCAGGATAGCATTCAACGGGGAATACCCCTACATAGCCCCGTTCCTCTACGTCTTTGATGGTGAGCACATCTACTTCCTCTCAACAAGGTACGGTAGGAAGATAGAACTCCTGCGGAACAACCCCTGTGTGGCTGTTGAGATAGAGAACTATAAACCTGACCTTTCAGAGTACCGCTTCGTCACACTGCAGGGCCAGATAGTTGAGGAGACGGAACCCGGGGAGGTTGAACGTGTTAAGAAGATGTTCGCTGACCTCATAGAGACCAGGAACCTGTCAAGGAACATCCTTAGGGCCCTGGGTCATTCACCCGAGGACCCCCTTGCCTGTCTCGTGAAGATGAACAGGAGCCATGTCCGGAAACTCGTTGATGTGGTTGATATAACGGGGATAAAGAGCGGTTAG